The genomic segment GCGAGGATCTCGGGCATCGCCAGGCCCGCGCGGCGCAGGGCGTGCTCGACGGTCCACCGGGCGTTGGAGGACGGGTCGCGCGCCACGACGGGCGTGCGCAGGAACTCGGCCCTGGAGATCGTCCCGCGCGCGGCCCAGGGGTGTCCGCGCGGGACCGCGCAGACGACCTCGTCGGCGGCGAGCGGGACCTCCTTGAGGCCCGGGTTCGGCGTGGCGCCGGGACGGCTGGCGCACACGCCGAGGTCGGCGCGCCGCTCGGCCACCATCGACCGCACGACCATGCTGTTGGCCGCCACCAGCTCGACGGAGAGCCCGCCCTGGCTGGCGTCGGCGGCCTGCAGCGCGGCGGCGACGAACGCCTCGATGGCCGAGTGGCTGGCGGCGAGCCGGACGGGCGCACTCTCGCGGCGCAGCTGGGCGACGACGGCGTCCAGCGCCGCGGCGCCCGCCAGCAGCGGCCGGGCGTGCTCGTACAGCCGGCGGCCGGCGGGGGTCAGCGCCACGCCACGCTGGGAGCGCTCGAGCAGCTCGGTGCCGACGAGCTGCTCGAGGCCCTGCAGGCGCTTGGTCAGCGCCGACTGGGAGATGTGCAGGCGCAGCGCGGCCCGGCCGAGCGTCCCGGAGTCGGCGGCCTCCACCAGGCTGCGCAGCTCGGTCAGGTCGGGCGTCCGGGCGGCTGCGGCCATGCGCGGACGGTAGTGCACGGAGAACCCCTGATCGGCGCTCCGTGGTTGGCACGGTCCCATCACCGGGCGGAATGCCTCCGCCGAGCAGCGCGCATGCCTTTCTCGCCGCCGGCGCCCACGGACGGCCCACGGGCGCCGAAGATCGCAACAGATCCCAAGGTCCATCACCACGGAGACACGGTCATGACCCCGACCACGCTCATCCCGCCCGACACGCACGACACGACCCACGAGTTCCCTCTCCCGCAGGGGGAGCCGCGCGAACGCGCCGGGACCCCCGAGACGCCGGAGGCCGTCCGGCGCGAGTGGCTGGCGGTGGGCATCGGCCTCGTGGCCCTCGTCGCCGTGCTCGGCCTCGTCGTCGCCCTCGTGGGCGTCGCCGGCGCCGGCGGCCACACCACGACCGTCGCCGCCCGCCCCGCCCCGACGACCGCCAGGGTGGCCGCGCCGGCGGCCTCCGCCGCCGACGCCCCCGCCCCGACGCTCGCCCAGGCCAAGGGGATCGCGTTCGAGAAGTTCGCCCCCGTGGATCCGACCCTGCCGGCCGTCCCCGCCGGCGCGGTGAAGAGGTTCACGGTCGGCGTCGACGAGCACACCGTCCAGGTCGACCCCGCGCTGGCGCCGACCAAGGCCTGGACCTACACCGTCGACGGCAAGTCCTACCCGGGCACGGCGGCCTCGCCGCCCATCGTCGTCGACCAGGGCGACCGCGTGCAGATCACCTTCGTCAACGGCGCCTCGAAGGCCATGAACGTCACGATGGCCCACTCCATCGACTTCCACTCCGCCGAGGTCAAC from the Baekduia soli genome contains:
- a CDS encoding LysR family transcriptional regulator — translated: MAAAARTPDLTELRSLVEAADSGTLGRAALRLHISQSALTKRLQGLEQLVGTELLERSQRGVALTPAGRRLYEHARPLLAGAAALDAVVAQLRRESAPVRLAASHSAIEAFVAAALQAADASQGGLSVELVAANSMVVRSMVAERRADLGVCASRPGATPNPGLKEVPLAADEVVCAVPRGHPWAARGTISRAEFLRTPVVARDPSSNARWTVEHALRRAGLAMPEILAEAPTPAIARQRALSLNVPVLLSRHVLGEFLVPLEVTGLRFVRTFELVMAADLGPDAAARMLIGLLEAAAERSGHDRSGSMDGVDDPASTA